GTCTGATTCCATTGCCATGGGGAAATGATTTCTATGGTGTTTTAGAGTTAGCAAGGGCAATGAGCTCACTGTTTTgtgttgaaaaaataattatagcaTGTGACATTATTTGATGTTTGGGAAAGAAGGTAggatcatttcttttttctttcaatgcTTCACTCGGAAAATTGAGATGTGTTCGTAGTGATTGGTTGAGCTTTAGCATAATCCCtaatatatgatttattttggCCAATCTGTAGCATAGGCTTATAGAAAGATAACTTATGGAAATGCACAGTGAGCTGATAAATATTGGATGGGATGTATTCATAACTATGGTTAAATGGTTTGTTGGATATGATGTGGAATGGACGGTTTTAGTTTTGGACATTGGAAAAACAATTATGCATGgagtttttatttgtttaggtGCCAATTTTTTGGTGGTTTTCGTTCAAGAcaattgttgttttattttaattccaagGTGGCTATTTTGTTTATGTGTTCTCATAAGAGTATTGATGGTACCTTGATGGTGGGGAATGATAGAACTCCAATGAAAGATTGTGGGATCATTATTCATTTCAGAAccagtattttaaattttatcatttctatTCGTTAATCCTGGGAATAAATTTCCAAGAAGTGCATATCATCAAGTTAGGAAAACCAATGTTTTAGGCtgataaaaatgaaactcaaaCAGATAGTTATTTTCATTGTGGTCCTTGTGGATAATATTTTTCCCAATAGACTATAGCTTTTATATGAATGTGTTGCATATTGGCTTCAAAGAAATCTAGATTAAGAATCTAAAGCTAATCAACCTTTGTCATTGGACCTAGAATTTCCTTGCAAGGATAGCTTGGTATCAATGAGTTAAAAATCTACCCATTAAATCCATCCTAATTCTACAGAAGTTGCTTGGTTTTACCAACAGATCAAGAACAGATTACTTTTCTACCATTTCTACATAGAATTCTGTGGCAAAATGGTTGAACTTCCTAAACTTTTATGGAAAAGCCCTTAAGCATCAATGAACGAAAATACATCCAAGAAGCTATTGTTATCTTCTTTCAGTGACTGCTATATGATCTAGTTTTGCAGAATTTTCTTTCATCCTTGTATCTGTTACTTTCTGATTGGATTCTGCATTCAATAGGCACGCGTACAGCCACTGCAAAATTTCATGCTCTTCAACAACGAGTCCAGCAAGTCCTACATAATACTCCCCAACCTGGACCAGCTATTTTTATTGCTCACTGCCTCTATGTCTTGCCTCTTTTTGGTTCATATTCTGAAGGCTTCAGCCACTTGGTAATATCTGGTCTCCGACGTTTTCTAAAATCTGGATCATCCCAAGAAGACTTACTGGAAGCAAGAAACGTGGCTGCACAATTATTTCTCGATATTGTTGCTGGCTTTGTAAACCATGATGAGAGAATTGTCATTAAGGTGCTTGAAGTTTTTGATGTCAAGTTGACAAATATTGAGAAAGTCATAGGCAATTCGGTCATGAAGAATGACAGTGTTTTGGATGCTGCCAAAAAATTTGTTGAGGGATACATTCATCAATTGATGGATTCCCGGTCATATATGACAGCGGTTGCTCTAATACAACAGTTTTCTATCCAGACTGCTGGACAGCCTTTTCTACTTGAAATGTTGCAAACTAGACAATTCAAAGCGGCAGAAAAGTATGCGACACATAAGGGAATGGACATGCTATGTTTACTTGTTCAGGAATATGTTAACATGAATATGTTAAAGAATGCTTATGAtgttataaagaaaaacaatctcCGTCAGGAATTTCCAGATATATATCATAAGTGTAAAGAAAGGTATCTTTTTAATGACTCATTACCAAAGGCCAAATCATTTTTAGTTTCGGTTTGCTGGGATTCTTGATGCTCTAGATTTTTCCCTTCCTTGAAAGTAAATGGAAATGCTCCAAAAAATTGCAGCTCGCTAAAGAAGCTAGCTGAAAAGGGATGCTGGGATATTGCAGAGGTTAAGACTAATAGTGATAGACAACTTATTGAATATTTGGTAAGTAGTGTTCGACCTGATCAACATCTTTCTGTGcattttcttttgcttgttTTGCTGAGACCTATTTTGTGAATGAAGGCATTCTTTACAGTATTTCCTACAAATAAGTTTTGTTGAGGAGCCCTTGATCATACTTCAAAACTCAATAATTTCTCTGTTGAAACTAAATAAAGGTTTACCTGGCAATGGAAGCTGGCTATACTGAGAAAGTTGATGAACTATGTGATCGGTACTCCCTCGAAGGTTTTGTGAAAGCCAAGGGTACGATAATCGTTCATTTTTCTTGGTTGTTGCATCTAAACTTGTTGGATGTGTCTCTAAGTTTATTAGCTGCAGCAAATGAAATAAGATATCCTTGTGTGATTCTGCTCAAAGAAgcatttttcctttaatttgtcCTTTGCAGTGGTGTTGACCTTATTTCCATTTACAATCAAATGATAGGAACTGTTTTGGAATATGTAATTAACTGTGTCTGTTTGCAATAAATGTGAGCTTCACATATTTGTTCATCTATTAATGTTGAAATTAtgggaatttcaatttttttttttttttttgagaaattctTATGCAAGacatcaatttgaaaataatttgaaataaacaagaaagataaggccaagattttaACTGGAAAAGGGTGGTTATTTTGGGAACAGCCGGCAAAGTCTGGACTAGCTTCAGATGAAGTGTGTACCTAAGAGGTATGGGATCTATCAATGGGTTAATTTAATTCCACTATACTGTTTTTTGCATTGAATTATTGTCTTATTACCGAAACGGTCATCAGTTTTGAATGTTCCCTTGTTTTTGAGAAATGGATCAACTTATTGAACTATTTGATTGTCAGGAGAACAATACAATAGTGGAAAAAGCTTGTCTTTTAGATCCATGATAAACCTTCCTTAAAAGAAACAGCTTTGCTATTTGGCTTGAGGAGTTCTCCACACGGGATTTATGACTCAGTTCGGGGGTTCCTTGAAAAAAACACTAGGTAGTGGATGTGAAAACATAGAATAGAGTAAAAAAAGGTTCATTTCATCGCAATGTCTTCATGGTATCACAAGGATGTGCACTAATCACTGATGTGGTTGGTTTTTCATTTGACAATTCACTAAATATGTCATGCTAGTAACTAAACATGGAGTTGGGTCAATTGATAGTTGATCCTTTGCTTGTCATCAAAGATGTCATGGTAGTGAACATTCATTTGTCATCTATTACTCTTGTAAGATGTCATGCTAGTGAACATTTATTTGTCATCTATTACTctcgtctctctctctctctctagcgCACACACACAAGACAGCACATGGCATATTTTAAAGTCTTTGGGAAGTTGTTCATTgtcttttatttagtttcctATCCTGTAGCAATACAGGTAAAATTTTGCATAGCTGgcaacaatattttaaaaggcTAAAGGCAATATTCAGGCGTTTTGTCCAAATAAGGCGAGGCATAAGCCTTGAGGCACAATGATGCATAAGCCTCaacttaaacaaaataaaaaaaaaaattaaaaaaaaaaaaaatcataaaaatacttGTAAAGTCACAAGAAAATTGAAtgatataaaagataaatttcataatgataaaattaattgtttgtTATTGTTAATAGTTTCTAATTTGgcccatttttttccttctaaaatTGAGTTCTTCCTCatttcatcaaataattttcaacattatTGTCACAATCACTAGTAGGATCCTCAAAAGGGATATTGTCATATCTAATTGCTATATTACCCATTCTTCTTTGTTGTCCACTATTACAATGGTATTTTTTCTTATCCATCAATAATAAGATAGTGATTATATATGAGACTAGCCACTAGAACAGTCAAAATTCCCctattatttattcttaatctcCCCTTTTCTCTTCCATTTAAAAGGTTaaggacattttttttttttgattggaaggTTAAGGACATCACTTAAgcttttattttgtaaaaggttCAATCAGGTTTGAACCCAATATTAAACTCATGAATCTATATCAGAAGCCCACAAAAGCATAAATGATTGAACCCATTAAAACTCATTGAATATTGAGGCTTaagtcttttataaaatatataccaaaagCCCACAAAAGTCGAAAACCCTTTGACCATTTGAGGCTTTGGCCTCAAGagccttgaggctatagcctcaaagCTGTATGCCTCGATTACCCTACCTGAGGCTATACTCTCAAGGTGTAAGCCACaaaatagccttttaaaacactgGCTGGCAATTATATACTTACCTTACCATTTGAGTTCAGCAACAGAAATCATGCTCTGCTTATTTTAGTGCATGAGATTATATATGTTCCTTTCAAAACCTAGATACCTTTTGAGATCTTCCCTTCAAGcaaaaatatatactaaaaacaacaaaaaagggaaaagcaCAACCTAGGATGAGGATAAACTCCCCATGTCAACCGTTTGCCTATCAAACATTTGTCCTATTATTGGTTTCCTTTGAACCTTTTCAAGTTATGATAGTTGTAATCACTCAATGCGTGCTCCCCCTTTGGAcaagcaaaaagaaaacaaaatcaatggtTCAAGTATTGACTTGAGATTAAcatctttttcaatttcttgCCTAAATAACAAGCAAAAGAACTCATGCATCTTCCCATTTTTCTGTTATTAATTTTATCCTTTCCCTGTGTTTGTCAGTTGTTTAAACGGCTTCTGTTTTTGTCACTTCCACTGAATCATTTTCCCAGTACACCTTTACTTTCTTATGTTGGCTGTAGTTAATACATTGAATATGTCTTTAGGTTGGCCAACATTCTGTTGAATTTCAATCTTCGCTTTCCAAATATGATCCACCAGACAGTATTTATTGACATACTTGTATTATTGATTTTACAGACAAACATAAATAAGCTTATTataatcttcattattttgGTGTTGTGCAGAAGCTGAGATAAGCCCTTTGTCTTGTcgatatttgaatattaatgaaTTGGTTGTAGAAGGCATCATTTGGGTTGATGAAGTCAATGGTTTGCATAATGCATCATGCTATATTGAAGGATGTAAAGTTTTGGGCATTGATTGTGAATGGAAACCCAATTACGAAAAAGGCAGCAAACCGAACAAGGTAGTCATGGCCTTGTCTTTATTCATTTCACTAATAGAAAGTCAATTTTTTCAGATGCTAATTATCTATTAGATCCATTTACTTCTGTAATAGCAATAAAGTTTATCTTTCTTTACTCGTCATATCAAAAGTGTGAATGAACAGATTCTTGAGATGGCTGGGCATTGTTCAATAAAACTGTTGCGAGGTTAtgaaaattcccaaaattcacttccctcaaattttagaaatagaaattttgCTTCTTCCTTTGTAACTTTACAGTATGGCAACATCATCCTACATTCAGTTTATAACCATACCTCCTATTGCCATATATTCAGAACATAAAGCTTCTATATACCTTCTTGTATCTTCAATGACCGGCTTTGTCTGGTTTGAATTCAATTAGCAGAAGTTTCCATCTTGCTCtctttttactttaattttcttttactacaagagtgataatgatatttttctaattacaaAATTGTTGCTGTTTGCTTGGAGAAATAAAAAGCAAGTGAAACCTAAACAATTATAACCCTTGTAGGGATGAAATGATACTCATAATGCTCATTCTATCATGTTGCCtgtttcaaattaatataatgttgataaaaaattaatataatggTGGGTCCCTATTCTGGATGACAGTTATGTGCATTGTCACTATCCCAAAAAAGTGAAAATCCcaaaaaagtggaaaaaaaaaaacattgtgcATTTGTCAACACATGTACGTGCGCACACACGACTGAGACTTTAGTTTTGATAAACTTAAATGTTCTGAATGTATACCACAGTAATATGCATGATCTGCATGGAATAGTTATGGTTGTTTTTATTACAGggaattattttttctactaTCTTTTCATATCTTTTGCTCTTTATATTGATAACatggttttttttcccctatcTTGCAGGTTTCCATTCTTCAAGTTGCTTCTGAAAAGAGGGCCTTCATTTTTGACCTGATAAAGTTGGCCACAGATGTGCCTGATGTTTTAGATAACTGCCTTATCAGCGTTTTGCATTCTTCTAGAATTCTAAAGCTAGGTATGAGAAATCTGAATGCGTTATTTAAGAAAGAATCAATCTTTTGTCTTTATATCAGTTGTCTTCAGAAGAAATTCTCTATTTCTTCTTGAGAGGTGGAAAACCCTTTTTCT
Above is a genomic segment from Vitis riparia cultivar Riparia Gloire de Montpellier isolate 1030 chromosome 14, EGFV_Vit.rip_1.0, whole genome shotgun sequence containing:
- the LOC117929473 gene encoding uncharacterized protein LOC117929473 isoform X3, translating into MGLEERVTELHNNKDKTHQAWTICMHSYSDLSCVSPVVFLYLLKECYAYGTRTATAKFHALQQRVQQVLHNTPQPGPAIFIAHCLYVLPLFGSYSEGFSHLVISGLRRFLKSGSSQEDLLEARNVAAQLFLDIVAGFVNHDERIVIKVLEVFDVKLTNIEKVIGNSVMKNDSVLDAAKKFVEGYIHQLMDSRSYMTAVALIQQFSIQTAGQPFLLEMLQTRQFKAAEKYATHKGMDMLCLLVQEYVNMNMLKNAYDVIKKNNLRQEFPDIYHKCKESSLKKLAEKGCWDIAEVKTNSDRQLIEYLVYLAMEAGYTEKVDELCDRYSLEGFVKAKEAEISPLSCRYLNINELVVEGIIWVDEVNGLHNASCYIEGCKVLGIDCEWKPNYEKGSKPNKVSILQVASEKRAFIFDLIKLATDVPDVLDNCLISVLHSSRILKLESIGSGLKQDKTEQQLGATAFESASTGICRP
- the LOC117929473 gene encoding uncharacterized protein LOC117929473 isoform X1; the protein is MGLEERVTELHNNKDKTHQAWTICMHSYSDLSCVSPVVFLYLLKECYAYGTRTATAKFHALQQRVQQVLHNTPQPGPAIFIAHCLYVLPLFGSYSEGFSHLVISGLRRFLKSGSSQEDLLEARNVAAQLFLDIVAGFVNHDERIVIKVLEVFDVKLTNIEKVIGNSVMKNDSVLDAAKKFVEGYIHQLMDSRSYMTAVALIQQFSIQTAGQPFLLEMLQTRQFKAAEKYATHKGMDMLCLLVQEYVNMNMLKNAYDVIKKNNLRQEFPDIYHKCKESSLKKLAEKGCWDIAEVKTNSDRQLIEYLVYLAMEAGYTEKVDELCDRYSLEGFVKAKEAEISPLSCRYLNINELVVEGIIWVDEVNGLHNASCYIEGCKVLGIDCEWKPNYEKGSKPNKVSILQVASEKRAFIFDLIKLATDVPDVLDNCLISVLHSSRILKLGYNFQCDVNQLTQSYGELKCFKHYEMLLDIQNMFKEPRGGLSGLAKKVLGAGLNKTRRNSNWEQRPLSQHQLEYAALDAAVLVHIFSKGSPATTFPEGQAKNEWKSYIVAHMDNTSKPKKVYKGKKKKKATAPEADDLSKSQLKI
- the LOC117929473 gene encoding uncharacterized protein LOC117929473 isoform X2 → MGLEERVTELHNNKDKTHQAWTICMHSYSDLSCVSPVVFLYLLKECYAYGTRTATAKFHALQQRVQQVLHNTPQPGPAIFIAHCLYVLPLFGSYSEGFSHLVISGLRRFLKSGSSQEDLLEARNVAAQLFLDIVAGFVNHDERIVIKVLEVFDVKLTNIEKVIGNSVMKNDSVLDAAKKFVEGYIHQLMDSRSYMTAVALIQQFSIQTAGQPFLLEMLQTRQFKAAEKYATHKGMDMLCLLVQEYVNMNMLKNAYDVIKKNNLRQEFPDIYHKCKESSLKKLAEKGCWDIAEVKTNSDRQLIEYLVYLAMEAGYTEKVDELCDRYSLEGFVKAKEAEISPLSCRYLNINELVVEGIIWVDEVNGLHNASCYIEGCKVLGIDCEWKPNYEKGSKPNKVSILQVASEKRAFIFDLIKLATDVPDVLDNCLISVLHSSRILKLVLGAGLNKTRRNSNWEQRPLSQHQLEYAALDAAVLVHIFSKGSPATTFPEGQAKNEWKSYIVAHMDNTSKPKKVYKGKKKKKATAPEADDLSKSQLKI